The genomic segment GGCGGTGTAGGTACCGTTGTTGCGCATAAAGTGGCTCAAAATCCGGATGTGTTCACAGAAATCATGATTGCGAGTCGCACCAAATCCAAATGTGACGCCGTTGTAAAAGCAATCGGTAACCCTAACATCAAAACCGCCCAGGTAGATGCAGACAGCGTGGACGAGCTGGTGACACTCTTCAATAGTTTCAAACCTGAAATTGTCATAAACGTGGCTCTTCCCTATCAGGATCTTACTATCATGGAAGCCTGTCTGAAAAGTGGAGTAAATTATTTGGATACAGCCAATTATGAGCCTAAAGATGTCGCTCACTTTGAATATAGCTGGCAATGGGCATACAAAAAACGTTTTGAAGAAGCCGGCTTGACAGCTATCCTCGGTTGCGGTTTCGACCCGGGTGTAAGCGGCATCTATACTGCCTATGCTGCCAAACATCATTTTGATGAAATTCAATACCTGGATATAGTAGACTGCAATGCAGGAAACCATCATAAAGCATTTGCAACCAACTTCAATCCGGAAATCAATATTCGTGAGATAACTCAGAACGGACGTTATTACGAAAATGGCGAATGGGTAACTACCCAGCCACTAGAAATCCATAAAGATCTCACCTACCCAAACATCGGACCGCGTGATTCCTATCTCCTATATCACGAAGAATTGGAATCTTTAGTAAAGAACTTCCCTACCATCAAACGGGCACGTTTTTGGATGACATTCGGGCAAGAATACCTGACACATCTGCGTGTTATCCAAAATATCGGCATGGCGCGTATTGACGAAGTTGAATACAACGGAATGAAAATCGTTCCGCTGCAATTTCTGAAAGCTGTACTTCCCAATCCACAGGATTTAGGCGAGAATTACGAAGGTGAGACTTCTATTGGCTGTCGCATCCGCGGTTTGAAAGACGGGAAAGAACATACCTATTATATATATAACAATTGCAGCCATCAGGAGGCTTACAAAGAAACAGGTATGCAGGGTGTGAGTTACACAACCGGCGTCCCAGCCATGATTGGTGCTATGATGTTCTTCAAAGGTCTATGGAAAAAGCCGGGCGTATGGAACGTAGAGGAGTTCGATCCCGATCCGTTCATGGAACAGCTTAACAAACAGGGATTACCCTGGCATGAAGTAATCGATGGCGACTTGGAAGTTTAAATTAGCGATTAATCAATAATCACCAATTACTAACCTCAAAACATTGAACAACGTGAATATCGGAGATAAAGCACCCGAAATACTGGGTATTAATGAAAAGGGCGAAGAAATCCGTCTGAGCAATTATAAAGGGAAAAAGATTGTACTATACTTTTATCCCAAAGACTCAACTTCAGGTTGTACAGCACAAGCCTGCAACCTGCGCGACAACTATGCCGACTTACGTAAAGCCGGTTACGAAGTTATCGGAGTTAGTGTAGACAACGAAAAGTCTCACCAAAAATTCATCGAAAAGAACGACTTACCTTTTACTCTAATTGCAGATACAGATAAGAAACTGGTAGAGCATTTCGGCGTATGGGGCGAAAAAAGTATGTACGGGCGTAAATATATGGGAACTTTCCGCACCACCTTTATTATTAGCGAAGAAGGGGTAATTGAGCGTATCATCACCCCTAAGGAAGTAAAGACCAAAGATCACGCCGCACAAATCATACTGTAGTGATTGATAATAAATCACTAAATACTAATATTAATCACTAAAATAATGGCAAAAAAAGACGAACTTAATTTTGAAAACGGAAATAATATGGCAGCAAGCGAAAAACTAAAGGCACTACAAGCTGCCATGGATAAGATAGAAAAAAGCTTCGGTAAAGGCTCTATCATGAAAATGGGAGACGAAAGTGTCGAACAAGTAGAAGTAATCCCCACCGGTTCTATCGGATTGAACGTGGCGCTGGGCGTAGGCGGTTATCCTCGTGGCCGTATCATTGAAATATACGGTCCGGAATCTTCCGGAAAAACGACATTGGCAATTCATGCTATTGCCGAAGCGCAAAAAGCAGGGGGTATCGCAGCCTTCATTGATGCCGAGCACGCTTTCGACCGTTTCTATGCGGCCAAACTCGGTGTAGACGTGGACAACCTCCTTATTTCACAGCCAGACAATGGAGAACAGGCATTGGAAATAGCAGAACAACTCATTCGTTCTTCCGCTATCGATATCATTGTAGTAGACTCCGTAGCCGCTCTGACACCGAAAGCGGAAATTGAAGGCGACATGGGTGATAACAAAGTAGGTTTGCAAGCGCGTCTAATGTCACAGGCGTTGCGCAAACTGACATCTGCCGTAAGTAAGACACGTACAACTTGTATCTTCATCAACCAGCTCCGCGAAAAGATAGGTGTGATGTTTGGCAATCCTGAAACAACCACCGGTGGAAATGCATTGAAGTTCTACGCTTCTGTACGCCTTGATATACGCGGAGGCCAAGCTATCAAGAATGGTGAGGAAGTTATTGGTAAGCAAACTAAAGTAAAAGTTGTAAAGAACAAAGTAGCTCCTCCTTTCCGCAGAGCTGAATTCGACATTATGTTTGGAGAAGGTATCTCTCGTGCAGGAGAAATCATCGACTTAGGTGCAGAACTAGGCATTGTTAAGAAAAGCGGTTCTTGGTTTAGCTACAATGATACGAAAATTGCACAAGGACGTGATGCGGCTAAACAAGTTATTCTAGATAATCCGGAATTAGCAGAGGAACTGGAAGGACTTATCTTTGCAGAATTGAGAAAGGATAAATAAAGTATTTGGATACCGATTCCCATAGTGTAACAGTACAGAAATAATATTACACATCGGATTAGTTATAGTAATACATCAGAGTCTGAACATATATTATATAGAAAATGCGGATGAAGTATCCGCATTTTCTATATAATATATGTTTCATTTATATCATTATGTAAGTTATATCATATTCCGATGCAGCACTCTTCTGCACAACCACATACTTATAAAATAAAATTACTACTTCATCCCTCTTCTTTTTTTCTGTAAGAATGGAATAAAAGCAGCTTCAAAAAGTAAATAAAAAATTCAAAGACAAATAAAAGTCATAAAGTTTACACGAAACTTGTAATTATCTCTATATAACCTAATCTTCTATATTATTACAGATTCATTTTTCTACTATTAATTGTTTAATTTATTTATGATATTTTTGTTTTATCAATTTATTTATGATATTTTTGTTGCACAATCGAACAAATCAATATATAACAAAAATTATGACGCTGATACCTTATATTTTAATTGCAATTCCAACATGCCTACTTGCCATTGCTGTATGGACCTATTTTGATTATCGTAAATATAAGAAAAAGAACTCGTTGATTCTTTTATTATTCCTTTTTTATCCGATGCTGTTGCATGCGCAATACACAGATCGCAATCATTGCAGCATTGCATTTACATCACACAAGAATCAACCGGGAACATTGGAACAGGTCAAAGACAATATGATTTTTCAATTCATACCGAATAACGACTTCTGGAAAATAATCATTAAAAATAATAATAGTGAAGATGCCCAAATTAACTGGGAAAAAGCCAGCTTCATTATCAACGGAAGAGCGTCCGGCATCAGTCTCCAACCTCACTCCACCGAGAGCAACCCTATGGATATAATCAAAAACAATTCTGAAATAACCCGTACTGTTACCGCATCCAAATTGATTGCAGAAAACAAAATCAATAGGATATACGATAAGCAAGATTTGAAGAAGGGCGGAAAGACCTCTGTCAGCATAACTCTTCCAATAGGCGTAGGCGACAAACCGCAATTCTTTCATATATTCAATTTTATAGTAACACAAGACAACTAACTATGACTTTTCAATATATCGTTGACCACTTGGGCAAGCCGCATTCTTGGTACGTCGTATTAACAGGTCCCCACGTTGAACTGGATATCAAAAGAAAATTAGAACAACAAGGTTTCATTACCTATGTTCCTTTTGATTCCATTCAGCGGCATTGGGCAGGACGTACAAAAAAGATACACATTCCAACAATAACGAGGTGTGTATTAGTATACACTACTAATGAAGAAATTCAAAGGATACAAAAGGAATATGTCATCTTACCTTTTCAAACCATTACGGCTTTATATCAAAGCCAATAAATCTTCTACAAAAACATGAATATAACATTAGTAACAATGGCTGTAGGATTGGAAAACAACAAACTATTTCAACACATCAGAAAGTTTTTTTTTCAAATTCAACCTTGCTAGATCTTCCGGTTTCAATTCTAACTCCACTAAAATTTTAGCAGTAGCAACATTATATACAGATTCTTTTACATCACAATTTGTCTGTCCTTCACGCAAAGAGTATAGCATGGCAAAATCATAATTCAACGCTCGCGAGACGTTATATAAAGTATCAGTATCAATACTTTTTCGTGTCAACATATAATCGACACTCTGAGGTCTAACTCCCAGTCTCCTTGCAAGTTCAGCCTTAGTAACCTGATTATCAGCCATGACATTCCTGATAATCTCGCCAATATATATATTACTCTTTTCCATTTCTATGAAGATACGAATTAATTAGTCAGGCTAAAACTACTTGAATAATAATTTATCTGATTATTTGTTTGAATTAATACATAATTTATTTGTTTTATCAATTAAATTATGATATTTTTGCCACATATTCACATAAATAAAAAAGATAATACATATAAGCTATGACATTGACTATTTATATTCTCATTGCAATACCTATTTGTATACTAACCATCCTTATATGGGCTTACTTTGACTATCAAAAATATAAGCGGGAACATCATCTCATTATTCTACTGTCATTTTTGTTTCCCACATTATCGCATGCCCAATATGTTGACAATGAAAAATGTTGTATTTCATTTAAAACGTATGAGAATCATCAAGGTATATTAGAATATATCAAAGAAAATGTAACTTATCAATTCATTCCGAGTAGCAATGCATGGAAAGTTACCGTCAAAAACAATACCAATGAAACAATATGGCTCAATTGGGAAAAAGCCAACTTCATTATCAACGGAAGAGCATCAGGCGTCAGTTTCTACCCCTCTACAACGGGCAAACTTCCCATGGAAAGCATCAATAGCAATCATGAAATAAACCGAGCAATTACTGCATCCAATCTAATTACAGGAAAAGGTATTGGCAAAATATACAATAAAAGAAGTATTAGAAAGGGACAAAAAACTTCCGCTACCATCATTCTGCCAATAAAAATCGGGAACGAACCGCCATTCTATCACACATTTAATTTTATAGTAACACAAGACAACTAACTATGACTTTCCAATATATTATCAATCACTTAGATAAACCACATTTGTGGTATATCGTACTGACTGGTCCGCACGCCGAACTGAGTACTAAAA from the Bacteroides eggerthii genome contains:
- a CDS encoding transcription termination/antitermination NusG family protein; the protein is MTFQYIVDHLGKPHSWYVVLTGPHVELDIKRKLEQQGFITYVPFDSIQRHWAGRTKKIHIPTITRCVLVYTTNEEIQRIQKEYVILPFQTITALYQSQ
- a CDS encoding helix-turn-helix domain-containing protein — protein: MEKSNIYIGEIIRNVMADNQVTKAELARRLGVRPQSVDYMLTRKSIDTDTLYNVSRALNYDFAMLYSLREGQTNCDVKESVYNVATAKILVELELKPEDLARLNLKKKLSDVLK
- the recA gene encoding recombinase RecA; translation: MAKKDELNFENGNNMAASEKLKALQAAMDKIEKSFGKGSIMKMGDESVEQVEVIPTGSIGLNVALGVGGYPRGRIIEIYGPESSGKTTLAIHAIAEAQKAGGIAAFIDAEHAFDRFYAAKLGVDVDNLLISQPDNGEQALEIAEQLIRSSAIDIIVVDSVAALTPKAEIEGDMGDNKVGLQARLMSQALRKLTSAVSKTRTTCIFINQLREKIGVMFGNPETTTGGNALKFYASVRLDIRGGQAIKNGEEVIGKQTKVKVVKNKVAPPFRRAEFDIMFGEGISRAGEIIDLGAELGIVKKSGSWFSYNDTKIAQGRDAAKQVILDNPELAEELEGLIFAELRKDK
- a CDS encoding saccharopine dehydrogenase family protein; this translates as MGKVLIIGAGGVGTVVAHKVAQNPDVFTEIMIASRTKSKCDAVVKAIGNPNIKTAQVDADSVDELVTLFNSFKPEIVINVALPYQDLTIMEACLKSGVNYLDTANYEPKDVAHFEYSWQWAYKKRFEEAGLTAILGCGFDPGVSGIYTAYAAKHHFDEIQYLDIVDCNAGNHHKAFATNFNPEINIREITQNGRYYENGEWVTTQPLEIHKDLTYPNIGPRDSYLLYHEELESLVKNFPTIKRARFWMTFGQEYLTHLRVIQNIGMARIDEVEYNGMKIVPLQFLKAVLPNPQDLGENYEGETSIGCRIRGLKDGKEHTYYIYNNCSHQEAYKETGMQGVSYTTGVPAMIGAMMFFKGLWKKPGVWNVEEFDPDPFMEQLNKQGLPWHEVIDGDLEV
- the bcp gene encoding thioredoxin-dependent thiol peroxidase, which produces MNIGDKAPEILGINEKGEEIRLSNYKGKKIVLYFYPKDSTSGCTAQACNLRDNYADLRKAGYEVIGVSVDNEKSHQKFIEKNDLPFTLIADTDKKLVEHFGVWGEKSMYGRKYMGTFRTTFIISEEGVIERIITPKEVKTKDHAAQIIL